The following are from one region of the Siniperca chuatsi isolate FFG_IHB_CAS linkage group LG21, ASM2008510v1, whole genome shotgun sequence genome:
- the lgals2a gene encoding lectin, galactoside-binding, soluble, 2a: MVKGMIIKNMSFKVGQTLTVIGVPKPDASNFEVNIGPDEQEITLHINPRFNAHGDENVVVCNSYQGGNWCEEHREGSFPFLQGEEFKIIIEFTPAEFHVTLSDGSSIHFPNRIGAEKYSFISFDGDVRIRSFEIQ; encoded by the exons ATGGTGAAA GGTATGATCATAAAGAACATGTCCTTCAAGGTTGGGCAGACCCTGACTGTTATTGGAGTCCCTAAGCCCGATGCTTCAAA TTTTGAAGTGAATATTGGCCCAGATGAGCAGGAGATTACTTTGCATATCAACCCTCGTTTTAACGCCCACGGAGATGAGAATGTGGTGGTCTGCAACTCTTACCAGGGAGGCAACTGGTGTGAGGAGCACCGTGAGGGAAGCTTTCCTTTCCTCCAGggagaggagttcaag ATCATCATTGAATTCACCCCTGCAGAGTTCCATGTGACTTTATCAGATGGCTCTTCAATCCACTTCCCCAATCGCATAGGTGCGGAGAAGTACTCGTTCATCAGCTTCGATGGGGATGTTCGCATCAGAAGCTTTGAGATCCAGTAA